Genomic segment of Bdellovibrio bacteriovorus:
ATCCTCTATGTTCAGCGCAGAAGAACGTAAAGTCTTGATTGAAAAATCTTTGTCTCATGTGAAGAATGTGAAGGTCGATATTTTCGGTGGTCTGACTGTCGATTATATGAAAAAGGCTAAAGCTCAAGTCATCGTGCGCGGTCTTCGTGCCGTCGTGGATTTTGAGTACGAGATGACCATGGCTAACATGAACAAAAAACTGGCTCCGGAAATTGAAACGCTTTTGGTGTTCGCAAGTCCTGAGTACTATTACATCTCTTCTCGAGGTGTGAAAGAAGTGGCCGTCAATGGCGGTGCATTAAAAGGCTTAGTGCCCGACGTGGTGATAGAGGCTTTAGAGAAAAAGATCAAAAAATAAAAGGAGTGGGCTTTGCTTCAACTTTCTAAAAGAGCACAAAACTTAAAGACGTCTCCTACTTTATTTCTCGTCGCAAAAGCCAGAGAGCTGGCTTCACAAGGTCACGATGTGATCTCACTCACTGTGGGTGAACCCGATTGGCCCACGTTCAAAGCACCTTCCGATGCCGGCATTGAAGCCATTCAAAAAGGTATTACGAAGTACACACCTGCTAACGGGAC
This window contains:
- the coaD gene encoding pantetheine-phosphate adenylyltransferase — its product is MSKIAVYPGSFDPITMGHVDIINRIAAVYDQVIVLVAQSSQKSSMFSAEERKVLIEKSLSHVKNVKVDIFGGLTVDYMKKAKAQVIVRGLRAVVDFEYEMTMANMNKKLAPEIETLLVFASPEYYYISSRGVKEVAVNGGALKGLVPDVVIEALEKKIKK